From Xenopus tropicalis strain Nigerian chromosome 3, UCB_Xtro_10.0, whole genome shotgun sequence, the proteins below share one genomic window:
- the proser2 gene encoding proline and serine-rich protein 2 isoform X1: MPSNLIKLSSSEMEPDFHSRTFSDSERSGSFNSQGSRHSRSRSSNLDDENLKYLTSEEKNALLFFEETLDAFEDDIEEPPGSQDNHFGYYSISTEGSHSENEDIIDLVQAEENLELHTLPNSQSIEEAKDVKQTQMNTSVPMALIHTASPVTIPPMASPKGISEFPEFPIEHKKLLGAIPTPVVIAKKISEKNSDNLSASPLPPSEGKPTELKRSVATSPIGEGHFMFTGPPNSKHNNFPNNISIKQVGKQYNKTIAKAAVNVQERKAKVLANISGPSSFDDETDRVNYDRLSRKTSFRDVTTEQARYEALTKLGLVKETTVQAGIPTSPVSNGPISPKFLLQDSHKRYSHESPYISNSIKNEPIPFAHSKILPHDSPNRYLNENQNISSVKSEPSPLETSKSLQHEYTRLSIEKQNTSNMLKTEPSLATSPKSLPYEYSRSENQNVFSSIKSGPISPRNVAHDIPRTYSSENQNISSFKSGPTSPRNVAHDMHRTYLNEAQNSSSIKSGPVTPRNVAHDIPRTYSNENQNSSSYKSGPTSPRNVAHDMHRTYLNEAQNNSSLKSESNPYITTKSLPQEAPRRYSNDNQNSSSIKSEPNTYVPQKSLPHEAPRRFSNENQNIINSGRKDSSYSIPPKSFPPESNSISYILKSEPSPFVPIGKTVIFKGEALSPEKNIQPIAPQDNNEKKNSILHQDIRRSYSTPRPTGFRPQGITVQFSGRDASEETRKDALRKLGLLKEKSF; the protein is encoded by the exons ATGCCAAGCAACCTAATAAAACTGAGCTCCTCAGAAATGGAACCTGACTTCCACAGCCGCACGTTTAGTGACTCTGAAAGAAGCGGAAGTTTCAATAGTCAGGGAAGTCGGCATTCCAGATCTCGAAGTTCTAACTTG GATGATGAGAACCTCAAATATTTAACCAGTGAAGAGAAGAATGCCCTCCTGTTTTTTGAGGAAACCTTGGATGCCTTTGAGGATGATATAGAAGAGCCACCAGGTTCCCAGGATAATCATTTTGGATACTATTCAATATCAACAGAAGGAAGTCACTCAGAAAATGAGGATATCATAGACCTAGTCCAGGCTGAAGAGAATCTAGAACTGCACACTCTGCCAA attcaCAAAGTATAGAGGAAGCTAAGGATGTAAAACAGACACAAATGAACACAAGTGTTCCAATGGCTCTAATCCATACAGCTTCACCTGTAACTATCCCACCAATGGCCTCTCCAAAGGGAATATCTGAATTTCCTGAATTCCCCATAGAGCACAAAAAACTTCTTGGTGCAATCCCAACTCCTGTTGTAATAGCTAAAAAGATTTCAGAGAAGAATTCAGACAATTTAAGTGCCTCGCCTTTACCACCAAGTGAGGGGAAACCAACTGAATTAAAAAGGAGTGTTGCAACATCACCTATTGGTGAAGGACATTTCATGTTTACTGGCCCACCCAACTCTAAACATAATAATTTCCCAAACAACATAAGTATCAAACAAGTTGGAAAACAGTATAATAAAACCATTGCCAAGGCAGCTGTCAATGTACAAGAGCGAAAGGCTAAAGTATTGGCCAACATTAGTGGACCATCTTCTTTTGATGATGAAACAGATCGAGTCAATTATGATCGGCTAAGCAGGAAGACCTCATTTCGGGACGTGACTACGGAACAAGCTAGATATGAAGCACTGACCAAATTAGGCCTAGTTAAAGAAACAACAGTGCAGGCTGGTATACCTACTTCTCCAGTCTCAAATGGTCCCATCTCTCCTAAATTCTTACTACAAGACTCTCACAAGAGATATTCACATGAATCACCGTATATTAGCAATAGCATCAAGAATGAGCCTATTCCCTTTGCACATAGTAAAATCTTACCACATGATTCTCCCAATAGATATCTTAATGAAAATCAAAATATCAGTAGTGTAAAGAGTGAACCTAGTCCCCTTGAAACTTCCAAAAGCTTACAACATGAGTATACAAGATTATCCATTGAAAAACAAAATACCAGCAATATGTTAAAAACTGAGCCTAGTCTCGCTACATCACCCAAGAGCTTACCATATGAATATTCAAGGAGTGAGAATCAAAATGTCTTCAGTAGTATAAAAAGTGGGCCTATATCTCCCAGGAATGTAGCTCATGACATTCCCAGAACCTATTCAAGTGAAAACCAAAATATTAGTAGCTTTAAAAGTGGGCCTACATCTCCCAGGAATGTAGCCCATGACATGCACAGAACCTATTTAAATGAAGCCCAAAATAGCAGTAGCATTAAAAGTGGGCCTGTAACTCCCAGGAATGTAGCCCATGACATTCCCAGAACATATTCAAATGAAAACCAAAATAGCAGTAGCTATAAAAGTGGCCCTACGTCTCCCAGGAATGTAGCCCATGACATGCACAGAACCTATTTAAATGAAGCCCAAAATAACAGTAGCTTAAAAAGTGAGTCTAATCCCTATATAACTACCAAGAGTTTACCGCAAGAAGCTCCCAGAAGATATTCAAATGACAATCAAAATAGCAGTAGCATAAAAAGTGAGCCTAATACCTATGTACCTCAAAAGAGTTTACCACATGAAGCTCCCAGAAGATTTTCAAATGAAAATCAAAATATCATAAATAGTGGAAGAAAAGATTCTAGTTACTCTATACCCCCAAAGAGTTTCCCTCCAGAATCTAACAGTATCAGTTATATTTTAAAGAGTGAGCCAAGTCCCTTTGTACCCATAGGGAAAACTGTTATTTTTAAAGGTGAAGCATTATCTCCTGAAAAGAACATCCAACCTATTGCTCCCCAGGACAATAATGAGAAGAAAAATTCAATTCTTCATCAGGACATTCGAAGATCTTACTCTACGCCAAGACCTACAGGGTTCCGGCCTCAGGGTATTACAGTGCAGTTCTCAGGGCGTGATGCATCTGAGGAAACACGAAAGGATGCTCTACGTAAACTTGGACTCTTGAAAGAGAAGTCATTCTGA